A portion of the Cryptomeria japonica chromosome 5, Sugi_1.0, whole genome shotgun sequence genome contains these proteins:
- the LOC131040690 gene encoding protein SRG1, whose amino-acid sequence MVSADFDSLPTFGRSLVKVENVEEIIKRQLQEVPERYVRHDEHIPAIPSISHDSKQNVPIIDMGKIAQAQHREEEIKKIAQACEEWGFFQVVNHGIPHSLIDRVKRIGKEFFQLPLENKQRYSVRPGNLQGYGQTFVVSENQKLDWGNLLGLIMSPPECRDMNMWPTEPADFRENVDAYNTEIKRLAGQLLALIAESLQLPPDFFEKKFANAYQKMRMNYYPPCLRPDLVLGLSAHADQVALALLLQDDEVPGLQIHKDNQWKTVQSIPNALVINIGNVIEVMTNGRYKSIVHRAVTNKEKARLSIGVFYAPGFTQEISPAPELIDDNHPCLFRKFIHEDYMQDYYTRGAKAKSSFYEYARIKN is encoded by the exons ATGGTTTCAGCTGATTTTGATAGTTTACCCACATTCGGAAGATCTCTTGTTAAAGTCGAGAATGTTGAGGAAATTATCAAAAGGCAGCTTCAAGAAGTTCCAGAGAGATATGTGAGACATGATGAACACATACCAGCAATACCTTCAATTTCACATGACTCTAAGCAAAACGTTCCCATTATTGACATGGGTAAGATTGCACAAGCACAACACAGAGAAGAAGAGATCAAAAAGATTGCTCAGGCTTGTGAAGAGTGGGGATTTTTTCAG GTTGTTAATCACGGCATCCCTCATTCACTGATAGACAGGGTGAAGAGAATTGGGAAAGAGTTTTTCCAGTTGCCATTGGAGAACAAACAGAGATATTCTGTGAGGCCTGGGAATCTTCAGGGTTATGGTCAGACCTTCGTTGTGTCTGAAAATCAAAAGCTGGATTGGGGTAATTTGTTGGGATTGATCATGTCTCCTCCTGAATGCAGAGATATGAACATGTGGCCTACTGAACCTGCTGATTTCAG GGAAAATGTGGATGCATACAATACTGAAATTAAAAGGCTTGCTGGGCAACTGTTGGCTTTGATTGCTGAATCATTGCAGTTGCCACCTGACTTTTTTGAGAAGAAATTTGCCAATGCATACCAAAAAATGAGGATGAAttactatcctccctgccttagACCAGATCTGGTTCTAGGACTAAGTGCTCATGCAGATCAGGTAGCCCTGGCACTACTGCTGCAGGATGATGAAGTGCCCGGATTACAAATCCACAAGGATAACCAATGGAAGACTGTGCAATCGATTCCCAATGCCCTAGTCATCAATATTGGAAATGTGATTGAG GTTATGACAAATGGAAGATACAAGAGCATCGTACACAGAGCAGTAACGAACAAGGAGAAGGCAAGACTATCAATTGGAGTATTTTATGCTCCTGGATTCACTCAAGAGATTAGTCCTGCCCCTGAACTGATTGATGATAATCATCCCTGTTTGTTCAGGAAATTTATACACGAGGATTACATGCAAGACTATTACACTCGTGGAGCCAAGGCAAAAAGTTCATTTTATGAGTATGCTAGAATTAAGAATTAA